Below is a window of Gossypium hirsutum isolate 1008001.06 chromosome A12, Gossypium_hirsutum_v2.1, whole genome shotgun sequence DNA.
aaataaaagatcaaGAAGAGAATTATTGTTTTTCATTGCTTTCAAAATTGATACGTGCATGCATTTATACAAGTGAAGTCTAACTGACGTAAGCAAAGTAACTGCTATTTAACTAACACCAGCTTTTAACAAACTAGCTACTTTTTGCATGCAGTTACAACTGCATTACTCTTAACAGGAAAGTGCTGCCTCCAGCTCCATGCCGACTTAGTTTCCCGATTGAGTCTTTCAGCTCATCGATAGAGTCCCCTAGTTCTTCCACACAAACACGCAACGCCGCCGCCTCTCTGCGCTTCAACCCGTGGCGTTTGGAGAGGGTTATCATTGATTTCGTAGCGAAACGAGTGGTGTTGAATGCCAAGGAGAGGGCTGTGGTGGCTAACAACCTAGGGCTACCTCGGATTCTGGTCGCATATCGAGAGAAGGTAACGAAACACAGGCTAGGTTGAAGGGTAGTACGGCAAGAGGTTCTAATAAACCGAGTGTTCCTTCCACTGTGACGGATCGGTGTCGCAGCTGAACATGAATTCAGGTTCGTTGCGAGCTGAATGAGGATGATGAGAGCAATTATTGAGAAGTAAGAACCAGTGGCTGCCATTTTCGCTTGGTATAAGCTGAAAGAAACTTAAAATGCTCTTTTAGATGAACGTCTTaatttatagaaaaaataatgtaaaaaattaaagaGGATTGAATATCAATACTCATCACCTTCCCTTAGAATATTCTTGTTACCTACGACTTAGTTAGTTTATTTAGCCATACTTTTTCATCCATGATTCAGGGAGAAACAAGCTGGACATGTGTGTTATAGAGTCAAACCGATTTAAAGGTCGGCTAGCTCTACATTATTTCACAAAACTGTGCtcattaaatcataatttattgaaaaatacaatttaaaataactCGATGACAGATGATGAAGACATCAACTTCTCAAAACTGCaggatattttaaataaaaaaggattgTGATTTTCCTATGTGCGAAAGAGAATGAACGTGCATTCACAACATCCTAATGCTTAGAACGACAATAATGTCGTCAATGGCCTGCATATTCTGCTACAAAATATCCCCAAGTTTCAATCACCCAAAACAGTACCATTAAATTACTCAAGAAATCAAAGGCAAGGCAAAAAGATATACTAACTAATACGGTTCACGATAACAATTAAGACACATATGGAAGGTAATGGG
It encodes the following:
- the LOC107940839 gene encoding pectinesterase inhibitor 4, giving the protein MAATGSYFSIIALIILIQLATNLNSCSAATPIRHSGRNTRFIRTSCRTTLQPSLCFVTFSRYATRIRGSPRLLATTALSLAFNTTRFATKSMITLSKRHGLKRREAAALRVCVEELGDSIDELKDSIGKLSRHGAGGSTFLLRVMQL